The following are encoded together in the Salvia hispanica cultivar TCC Black 2014 chromosome 6, UniMelb_Shisp_WGS_1.0, whole genome shotgun sequence genome:
- the LOC125196396 gene encoding uncharacterized protein LOC125196396, translating to MDPNNLEESWFFGNLLETKSKSRMVRSLSDPCSSSSGEKSYEETYETIKKLESRRRSSNRKSSSKKKSGLARAPSLPTSLESRDDEEEEEVEFSMGKLIRQASLNTRLPPPPQIASNKASTSLNRLEIEEVQQGFKDLGLIEKEFNVVERRAPLVPRWGGKRAPDEMKAQIKFWARAVASNVRQEC from the exons ATGGATCCCAACAATCTAGAGGAGAGCTGGTTCTTCGGCAACCTTCTTGAGACGAAATCGAAGTCGAGAATGGTTCGAAGCTTGTCGGATCCATGCTCGTCGTCGTCAGGGGAAAAATCGTACGAGGAGACTTATGAAACCATCAAGAAATTAGAATCACGAAGAAGAAGTTCGAATAGAAAAAGCTCGTCGAAAAAGAAGAGCGGCTTGGCCCGCGCCCCCTCCCTTCCGACGAGCTTAGAGAGTcgagatgatgaagaagaagaagaagtcgAATTTTCCATGGGAAAATTGATTAGACAAGCTTCTCTTAACACTCgccttcctcctcctccacaaATTGCTTCTAATAAG GCCAGCACGAGCCTAAATCGTTTGGAAATTGAAGAGGTGCAACAAGGTTTTAAGGATTTGGGATTGATTGAGAAAGAGTTTAATGTGGTTGAGCGGAGAGCTCCGCTGGTGCCGCGGTGGGGCGGGAAGAGAGCGCCGGATGAGATGAAGGCGCAGATCAAGTTCTGGGCACGGGCGGTGGCCTCTAACGTGCGCCAGGAGTGTTAG